A region of Desulfolithobacter dissulfuricans DNA encodes the following proteins:
- the carA gene encoding glutamine-hydrolyzing carbamoyl-phosphate synthase small subunit → MKAMIALEDGTVLTGRSFTGSGEAAGEIVFNTSMSGYQEILTDPSYTGQLVTMTYPLIGNYGVNDEDMESASVHPRAFIMREYQRFPSNYRATATLAEFLQKYGILGIEGVDTRMLTRLIRNTGAMKAIISTEDLDEASLVRRAREWPGLVGRDMVVRVTCAKPYGWTAAGPVEGAGYPEADGKRFKVVAYDFGIKFNQLRILTELGCAVQVVPATTSADEVLALEPDGIFLSNGPGDPAGVEGVVDNVRQLLGKKPIFGICLGHQILGLAFGGSTYKLKFGHRGGNQPVKDLTTGKVEITSQNHGFCVDPDSLPAEVEVTHINLNDGSLEGMRHTKYPVFSVQYHPEHAPGPHDAQYLFDRFIELMAENN, encoded by the coding sequence ATGAAAGCAATGATTGCGCTTGAGGACGGAACAGTCCTCACCGGCAGGTCTTTCACCGGCTCTGGAGAAGCGGCGGGTGAGATCGTCTTCAACACCTCCATGAGCGGCTACCAGGAAATCCTGACCGATCCGTCGTATACCGGGCAACTGGTGACCATGACCTATCCTCTTATCGGCAACTACGGTGTCAATGATGAGGACATGGAGTCGGCCAGTGTCCATCCCCGCGCCTTTATCATGCGGGAGTACCAGCGTTTTCCCTCAAACTACCGGGCTACGGCCACCCTTGCGGAATTTCTGCAGAAATACGGTATTCTCGGCATAGAAGGGGTGGATACCAGGATGCTGACCCGGCTGATCCGCAATACCGGGGCCATGAAGGCCATCATCTCCACCGAGGATCTGGACGAGGCCTCGCTGGTCCGGCGGGCCAGGGAGTGGCCGGGCCTGGTGGGCCGGGATATGGTCGTCCGGGTGACCTGCGCTAAGCCCTACGGGTGGACAGCGGCGGGACCGGTGGAGGGGGCGGGCTATCCTGAAGCCGACGGGAAAAGGTTCAAGGTTGTGGCCTATGACTTCGGCATCAAGTTCAACCAGCTGCGCATCCTCACCGAACTTGGCTGTGCGGTCCAGGTGGTTCCGGCGACAACCTCGGCCGACGAGGTCCTGGCCCTGGAGCCCGACGGGATTTTCCTTTCCAACGGGCCCGGCGATCCGGCCGGAGTGGAGGGCGTGGTGGACAATGTCCGGCAGCTGCTTGGTAAAAAGCCCATCTTCGGTATCTGTCTTGGCCACCAGATCCTGGGACTTGCCTTCGGCGGATCGACCTATAAACTGAAATTCGGCCATCGCGGCGGTAACCAGCCGGTCAAGGATCTGACCACCGGCAAGGTGGAGATCACCTCCCAGAACCACGGGTTCTGCGTCGATCCTGACAGTCTGCCCGCCGAGGTGGAAGTGACCCACATAAATCTCAACGACGGCAGCCTGGAGGGCATGCGGCACACGAAGTATCCCGTGTTTTCCGTCCAGTACCATCCTGAGCACGCCCCCGGTCCCCATGATGCCCAGTATCTTTTTGATCGGTTTATCGAACTTATGGCCGAGAACAACTGA
- a CDS encoding peptidylprolyl isomerase, with amino-acid sequence MKDGLYAKLITSKGDILLKLYYDKTPLTVINFVGLAEGTQILGGAAKPTGVHFYDGLTFHRVIKDFMIQGGCPLGTGTGGPDYTFPDEIVPELKFDRPGLLAMANAGPSTNGSQFFITHVPTPHLNGKHTIFGEVVEGQDVVNNIEQGDRIEKVEIIRVGREAEEFQTDHKAFEATLAALKQKEEEARQKEADAVREMIKKKWPEARKTASGLYYVVVKEGEGETPRPGATVKAHYTGRLLANGRKFDSSYDRGEPISFPVGVGRVIRGWDEALSQMKRGEKRILIIPPDLAYGDRGAGGVIPPGAWLVFDVELVDF; translated from the coding sequence ATGAAAGACGGACTCTATGCAAAACTCATCACCAGCAAAGGCGATATCCTCCTCAAACTCTACTACGACAAGACCCCGCTCACAGTCATCAACTTTGTCGGCCTCGCCGAAGGCACGCAGATCCTGGGCGGGGCTGCAAAACCCACCGGCGTTCACTTCTACGACGGCCTCACCTTTCACCGGGTGATCAAGGACTTCATGATACAGGGCGGCTGCCCGCTGGGCACCGGAACCGGAGGGCCGGATTACACCTTCCCCGATGAAATCGTTCCGGAACTCAAGTTCGATCGTCCCGGACTGCTGGCCATGGCCAATGCCGGCCCGAGCACCAATGGCAGCCAGTTTTTCATCACCCATGTCCCCACCCCGCACCTGAATGGCAAGCACACCATTTTCGGCGAAGTGGTCGAAGGCCAGGACGTGGTAAACAATATCGAGCAGGGTGACAGGATCGAAAAGGTCGAGATCATCCGGGTTGGCAGGGAAGCCGAGGAGTTCCAGACTGACCACAAGGCCTTTGAAGCAACGCTTGCCGCCCTGAAGCAGAAAGAAGAAGAGGCCCGACAGAAGGAAGCCGATGCGGTCCGGGAGATGATCAAGAAGAAATGGCCCGAGGCCAGGAAAACCGCCTCCGGTCTCTATTATGTTGTTGTCAAGGAAGGTGAAGGGGAGACCCCCAGGCCCGGCGCCACCGTGAAGGCCCATTACACCGGCCGGCTGCTGGCCAACGGACGCAAGTTCGACTCCTCCTATGACCGCGGCGAACCCATCAGCTTCCCAGTGGGTGTCGGCCGGGTGATCCGCGGCTGGGACGAGGCCCTGAGCCAGATGAAACGGGGTGAGAAGCGAATTTTGATCATTCCGCCGGACCTGGCCTACGGCGACCGCGGCGCCGGTGGCGTGATCCCGCCCGGTGCCTGGCTGGTATTTGACGTGGAACTGGTTGATTTCTAA
- a CDS encoding M35 family metallo-endopeptidase, translated as MYSIHNFLLLISCFVITIILVTFTSATGMSSSQLPERLKITISRSKTEFDRKKEYRIHVTIQNISDRTIRILKWHTPLAKEIGNNMFSIKRDGREVQYIGKLIKRRAPEKKDYLILQPGEAIETDINLARLYDISKTGRYTIQFRLNPAAIPETDAKIKSFILSNILEDLITTPIPVPKKSKLPAFSGCTTIEQSILATALTASQQIARTAREDLANTPADKRDTAERYLEWFGEYEASRYDTVQDHFDKIDDALSNQQITFVCDCADDYYAYVYPNLPYEIHPCNVFWEAEVTGTDSQAGTIVHETSHFTVVAGTNDYVYGQTGCRRLAENRPNLAINNADSHEYFAENTPFLDMPTDSGQSPTTNIVPMIFLLLDNTR; from the coding sequence ATGTATTCCATCCACAATTTTTTATTACTTATCTCATGCTTCGTTATCACTATTATTCTTGTAACATTTACCTCCGCTACCGGGATGAGCTCAAGCCAGCTGCCGGAGAGGCTGAAAATTACTATCAGCAGGAGCAAGACAGAATTCGACCGGAAAAAAGAATATAGAATTCACGTCACCATACAGAATATTTCTGACAGAACCATTCGCATACTGAAATGGCACACTCCTCTTGCAAAAGAGATAGGCAACAATATGTTCTCGATAAAAAGAGACGGGAGGGAGGTGCAATACATTGGAAAACTCATCAAAAGAAGGGCACCGGAAAAAAAAGATTACCTCATACTCCAACCGGGAGAAGCCATAGAAACCGACATAAATTTAGCCAGACTGTATGATATCAGCAAAACAGGAAGATATACCATTCAATTCAGGCTGAATCCCGCAGCCATCCCTGAAACGGATGCAAAAATAAAATCCTTTATACTTTCCAATATACTTGAGGACCTCATAACCACCCCCATCCCGGTCCCCAAAAAAAGCAAGCTCCCGGCCTTCTCAGGGTGCACCACCATAGAACAGTCTATCCTGGCGACTGCGCTGACAGCAAGTCAGCAGATAGCCCGTACCGCCAGAGAGGATCTGGCCAACACCCCAGCAGACAAACGTGACACGGCTGAACGTTATCTGGAATGGTTTGGCGAGTATGAGGCAAGCCGTTACGACACCGTTCAGGACCATTTCGACAAGATTGACGACGCCCTGAGCAATCAACAGATCACTTTTGTCTGTGACTGTGCCGACGACTATTATGCATATGTGTATCCCAACCTGCCGTACGAAATTCATCCCTGTAACGTTTTCTGGGAGGCCGAGGTAACCGGTACAGATTCGCAGGCAGGCACAATAGTCCACGAGACATCGCACTTCACTGTTGTGGCGGGGACCAATGATTATGTATATGGGCAAACCGGCTGCCGCAGGCTGGCAGAGAATCGTCCCAACCTGGCAATAAATAACGCGGACAGCCATGAATACTTTGCAGAAAACACACCCTTTCTCGATATGCCTACGGACAGCGGTCAAAGCCCAACGACCAACATTGTTCCTATGATTTTTTTGCTTCTGGATAACACTCGTTAG
- the carB gene encoding carbamoyl-phosphate synthase large subunit, giving the protein MPKRTDIHKILIIGSGPIIISQACEFDYSGTQAVKALKEEGYEVVLINSNPATIMTDPELADRTYIEPITPECVIRVIERERPDALLPTLGGQTGLNTAIKVAETGILDKYGVELLAANIEVIRKAEGREEFRAAMRKIGLKVPESAIVHTLDDAMAAGETIGFPLIVRPSFTLGGTGGGVAYNRKELKELATAGLDLSMTTEIMIERSLLGWKEYELEVMRDRKDNVVIICSIENMDAMGVHTGDSITVAPAQTLTDREYQEMRDAAIAIIREIGVETGGSNVQFAVNPADGELMVIEMNPRVSRSSALASKATGFPIAKIAAKLAIGYTLDEIPNDITRETYAAFEPTIDYCVVKIPRWTFEKFPEAEDTLTTAMKSVGETMAIGRTFKEAFQKGMRSLEIGRMGFGFDGKEDMADMHWRDLEQGLTRPNSRRTAYLFEALRRDMDLERIHELTHIDPWFLINLCEIVNAGKQLSDKGFSGLDKETLYQAKQLGFSDMQLAHITGTSEDDIRQLRKKEGIEPVYKLVDTCAAEFESYTPYYYSTYEQEDEARITDRKKIMILGGGPNRIGQGIEFDYCCVHASFALREIGVESIMVNSNPETVSTDYDTSDKLYFEPLTREDVLNIIEREQPDGVIVQFGGQTPLNLAVPLDQAGVKIIGTPPDAIDRAEDRKRFQQFLQKLGLRQPENGTVHTLEEALAEAERIGYPVVVRPSYVLGGRDMRIVYNEQGIRDFMAIPGIAGGEHPVLLDKFLKDAIEVDVDAVSDGKMTVIGGIMEHIEEAGIHSGDSACVLPPHTLSPAMIDEITRATKAMAEELGVIGLMNVQYAVKDENLYVLEVNPRASRTVPFVSKATGVPLAKIATKVMMGIPLAELGFTGEKQISHWAVKEAVFPFDRFENVDTLLGPEMKSTGEVMGIDDSLGLAVAKSQQAAGQDLPLSGTVFISVRKGDKEGVLPVAAKLSEIGFALVATRGTAVFLQENGVPCERVNKISQGRPHILDKIQDGAIQWIINTSSGSRTTEDSYTIRRAALDFHIPYTTTISGASSIVQAIATIGKQEIAVKTVQEFSADNE; this is encoded by the coding sequence ATGCCTAAGCGTACAGATATACACAAGATTCTTATTATCGGCTCCGGTCCGATCATCATCAGCCAGGCCTGCGAGTTTGATTACTCCGGCACCCAGGCGGTCAAGGCCTTGAAAGAAGAGGGGTATGAGGTTGTCCTGATCAACTCCAATCCCGCCACCATCATGACCGATCCGGAGCTGGCCGATCGAACCTATATTGAACCCATCACCCCGGAATGCGTGATCCGGGTAATAGAGCGGGAGCGTCCTGACGCCCTGCTGCCGACACTGGGAGGGCAGACCGGTCTCAACACGGCCATCAAGGTGGCGGAAACCGGCATCCTCGACAAGTACGGGGTGGAACTGCTGGCCGCCAATATCGAGGTCATCCGCAAGGCCGAGGGGAGGGAGGAGTTTCGGGCCGCCATGCGCAAGATCGGCCTCAAGGTACCGGAATCGGCCATTGTTCATACCCTGGACGATGCCATGGCCGCCGGCGAAACCATCGGTTTTCCGCTCATTGTCCGGCCCAGTTTTACCCTGGGCGGCACCGGCGGCGGAGTGGCCTATAACCGAAAGGAACTCAAAGAGCTGGCCACGGCCGGGCTCGATCTGTCGATGACCACCGAGATTATGATAGAGCGCAGCCTGCTTGGCTGGAAGGAATACGAGCTCGAGGTCATGCGGGACCGCAAAGATAATGTGGTCATCATCTGTTCCATCGAAAACATGGATGCCATGGGCGTCCACACCGGTGATTCCATCACGGTGGCTCCGGCCCAGACGCTCACCGACCGGGAGTACCAGGAGATGCGCGATGCCGCCATTGCCATCATCCGGGAAATCGGGGTGGAAACGGGTGGCTCAAATGTCCAGTTTGCGGTCAATCCCGCGGATGGCGAGCTCATGGTCATCGAGATGAATCCGCGGGTGTCGCGTTCCTCGGCCCTGGCCTCCAAGGCAACCGGATTTCCCATCGCCAAGATCGCGGCCAAGCTGGCGATCGGCTATACCCTGGACGAGATTCCCAATGATATCACCAGGGAAACCTATGCCGCCTTCGAGCCGACCATTGATTACTGTGTGGTCAAGATTCCGCGCTGGACCTTTGAAAAATTCCCCGAAGCCGAAGATACCCTGACCACGGCCATGAAGTCTGTCGGCGAGACCATGGCCATCGGCCGGACCTTCAAGGAAGCGTTCCAGAAGGGCATGCGTTCCCTTGAAATCGGACGGATGGGCTTTGGCTTTGATGGCAAGGAAGATATGGCGGATATGCACTGGCGGGATCTGGAGCAGGGTCTGACCCGGCCCAATTCCAGGCGGACTGCCTATCTGTTCGAGGCCCTGCGCAGGGATATGGATCTGGAACGAATCCATGAGCTGACCCACATTGATCCCTGGTTTCTGATCAACCTGTGTGAGATCGTGAATGCAGGGAAACAGCTGTCGGACAAGGGCTTTTCAGGCTTGGACAAAGAGACCCTGTACCAGGCCAAGCAGCTCGGTTTTTCCGATATGCAGCTGGCTCATATCACAGGTACCTCGGAGGATGATATCCGGCAGCTTCGCAAGAAGGAAGGGATCGAACCGGTATACAAGCTGGTGGATACCTGCGCGGCCGAGTTTGAATCCTATACACCCTACTATTATTCCACATACGAACAGGAAGACGAGGCCAGGATTACCGACAGGAAGAAAATCATGATCCTGGGTGGCGGTCCCAACCGGATCGGCCAGGGTATCGAGTTTGACTACTGCTGTGTTCATGCTTCGTTTGCCCTGCGCGAAATCGGGGTCGAGTCGATTATGGTCAACTCCAATCCCGAAACGGTCTCCACCGACTACGATACCTCGGATAAACTCTATTTTGAGCCCTTGACCCGGGAAGATGTGCTTAATATTATTGAGCGGGAACAACCGGACGGGGTCATTGTCCAGTTTGGCGGGCAGACACCGCTCAATCTGGCGGTGCCCCTGGATCAGGCTGGAGTAAAGATTATCGGCACTCCCCCGGATGCCATTGACCGGGCCGAGGACCGCAAGCGCTTCCAGCAGTTCCTGCAGAAACTCGGGTTGCGGCAGCCGGAAAACGGGACTGTCCATACCCTGGAAGAAGCCCTGGCCGAAGCCGAGCGTATCGGCTATCCCGTGGTCGTGCGGCCCTCCTATGTGCTCGGGGGCCGCGATATGCGTATTGTATATAACGAACAGGGAATCCGTGACTTCATGGCCATCCCCGGTATCGCCGGCGGCGAGCATCCTGTACTGCTTGACAAGTTTCTCAAGGATGCCATAGAAGTGGATGTGGATGCGGTATCCGATGGCAAGATGACCGTGATCGGCGGTATCATGGAACATATTGAAGAGGCCGGAATCCATTCGGGTGACTCGGCCTGTGTCCTGCCGCCCCATACCCTGTCCCCGGCGATGATTGACGAGATTACCCGGGCCACCAAGGCCATGGCCGAAGAACTTGGGGTGATCGGGCTTATGAATGTCCAGTACGCGGTCAAGGATGAGAATCTCTATGTGCTGGAGGTCAATCCCCGGGCTTCCCGGACCGTGCCCTTTGTATCCAAGGCCACCGGAGTACCGCTGGCCAAGATCGCCACCAAGGTGATGATGGGCATTCCTCTTGCGGAACTTGGTTTTACCGGGGAAAAACAGATCAGCCACTGGGCGGTGAAGGAGGCTGTGTTCCCCTTTGACCGGTTCGAAAACGTGGATACCCTGCTGGGCCCGGAGATGAAGTCCACCGGTGAAGTGATGGGTATTGACGATTCCCTGGGCCTGGCTGTGGCCAAATCCCAGCAGGCAGCCGGCCAGGACCTGCCGCTGTCGGGCACCGTCTTTATCAGTGTGCGCAAGGGAGACAAGGAGGGCGTCCTTCCGGTGGCAGCCAAGCTGAGCGAGATCGGATTTGCCCTGGTGGCTACACGCGGTACCGCCGTGTTTCTCCAGGAGAATGGGGTTCCATGCGAAAGGGTCAACAAAATCTCCCAGGGACGTCCCCATATTCTGGACAAGATCCAGGACGGTGCCATCCAGTGGATCATCAATACCTCCTCAGGGTCACGGACCACCGAGGATTCCTACACCATTCGCCGGGCGGCGCTTGATTTCCATATCCCCTACACAACGACTATTTCAGGAGCTTCGTCCATTGTCCAGGCCATTGCCACCATCGGCAAACAGGAAATTGCGGTCAAGACGGTCCAGGAGTTTTCCGCCGACAATGAATAG
- a CDS encoding DMT family transporter, with product MLPSKTTYIRLIMTMIFWGGTFVTGRWVSAEMHPLAAASGRFLLAATMLLMVTWLREKSLPRLDRRQMVAMALLGLTGVFAYNILFFTGLQTVEAGRGAMIIAANPVVTALLAIPLLGERFSLQRSIGIALALAGAITVISHGNPMKILQGNVGLGELCLVGCVLSWAAYSIIGKKQLLRISPLVAVTYSCVAGAIFLTIAALLAGHPPVVTGVSPRALASLVYMALFGTTIGFIWFYQGVHELGAGRASLFVNLVPVAGVSLGILLLGERPDSSLFIGGLLVFCGLYLINRREPLKTTTS from the coding sequence ATGTTGCCGAGCAAAACCACGTACATCCGCCTGATCATGACCATGATCTTCTGGGGCGGCACCTTTGTCACCGGCCGATGGGTATCGGCGGAAATGCATCCCCTGGCTGCCGCGTCCGGACGCTTCCTGCTTGCCGCCACCATGCTCCTCATGGTCACCTGGCTGCGGGAAAAGAGCCTGCCCCGCCTGGACAGACGCCAGATGGTGGCCATGGCACTTCTCGGCCTGACCGGGGTCTTTGCCTACAACATCCTTTTCTTCACCGGCCTGCAGACCGTGGAAGCCGGCCGCGGCGCCATGATTATCGCCGCCAACCCGGTGGTCACGGCCCTGCTGGCCATCCCGCTTCTCGGCGAACGGTTCAGTCTCCAGCGCAGCATCGGCATCGCGCTGGCGCTGGCCGGGGCCATCACCGTTATCTCCCATGGCAATCCCATGAAGATCCTCCAGGGCAACGTCGGCCTGGGCGAGCTCTGCCTGGTGGGCTGCGTGCTCAGCTGGGCCGCCTATTCGATCATCGGCAAGAAACAGCTCCTCCGCATATCGCCGCTGGTGGCGGTGACTTATTCCTGCGTGGCCGGAGCAATATTTCTCACCATTGCCGCGCTCCTGGCCGGTCACCCGCCCGTGGTCACCGGTGTCAGTCCCCGGGCTCTGGCCAGCCTGGTCTACATGGCGCTGTTCGGCACCACCATAGGCTTTATCTGGTTCTACCAGGGAGTGCACGAACTGGGTGCCGGACGGGCCTCCCTGTTCGTCAATCTGGTCCCGGTGGCCGGGGTCAGCCTGGGCATCCTGCTGCTTGGCGAACGGCCGGACAGCTCACTTTTTATCGGCGGCCTGCTGGTCTTCTGCGGACTCTACCTGATCAACCGCCGGGAACCGCTCAAAACCACGACCAGCTGA
- a CDS encoding NAD-dependent epimerase/dehydratase family protein: MPLYSLRCAALQQQPRTWLITGVAGFIGSNLLETLLRLDQEVVGLDNFATGFQHNIDEVQNQVTEDQWKRFRFIEGDIRDMNTCQQACTGVDYVLHQAALGSVPRSIEDPVTTNENNISGFLNMLVAARDNQVKRFVYAASSSTYGDHPDLPKVEDKIGNPLSPYAATKLVNELYSSVFARTYGFKTIGLRYFNIFGQRQDPNGAYAAVIPKWFAGLMKDEPVYINGDGETSRDFCFIDNCVQANLMAATAGDEAADQVYNVAFGERTTLNELFYMIRDRIAEKFPHAAQAEPVYRDFRPGDVRHSLADISRAKENIGYEPEFSVRSGLDKAAAWYMNSPLIIGSQV; this comes from the coding sequence ATGCCTCTTTACAGCCTGCGCTGCGCTGCCCTGCAGCAACAACCCCGCACCTGGCTCATCACCGGCGTGGCCGGTTTTATCGGCTCCAACCTGCTCGAAACCCTGCTCCGCCTGGACCAGGAGGTCGTCGGTCTGGACAACTTTGCAACCGGTTTCCAGCATAATATCGACGAAGTGCAGAACCAGGTCACGGAGGATCAATGGAAGCGGTTCCGGTTTATCGAAGGTGATATCCGGGACATGAATACCTGCCAGCAGGCCTGCACAGGGGTGGATTATGTCCTGCACCAGGCCGCGCTTGGCTCGGTACCTCGCTCTATCGAAGATCCGGTAACCACCAACGAGAACAACATCTCCGGCTTCCTCAACATGCTGGTGGCGGCCCGGGACAACCAGGTGAAGCGGTTTGTCTACGCCGCCTCGAGTTCCACCTACGGCGATCACCCGGATTTGCCCAAGGTGGAGGACAAGATCGGTAACCCTCTTTCACCATACGCGGCAACCAAGCTGGTCAACGAACTCTACAGTTCGGTCTTTGCCCGGACCTATGGTTTCAAGACCATCGGACTGCGCTACTTCAACATCTTCGGACAGCGCCAGGACCCAAACGGGGCCTACGCCGCGGTCATCCCCAAATGGTTTGCCGGACTGATGAAGGATGAGCCTGTGTACATCAACGGGGATGGAGAGACCAGCAGGGATTTCTGCTTCATCGACAACTGTGTGCAGGCCAACCTGATGGCGGCCACCGCAGGGGACGAGGCAGCAGACCAGGTGTACAACGTCGCCTTTGGCGAGCGCACTACATTAAACGAACTCTTTTACATGATCCGGGACCGGATCGCCGAGAAGTTTCCTCACGCTGCGCAGGCAGAGCCGGTCTACCGGGATTTCCGTCCAGGCGATGTGCGCCATTCTCTGGCCGATATCAGCAGGGCAAAAGAAAATATCGGCTACGAACCGGAATTTTCTGTCCGCTCCGGCCTGGACAAGGCCGCAGCCTGGTACATGAACAGCCCGCTCATCATCGGCAGTCAGGTATAA
- a CDS encoding 3-deoxy-D-manno-octulosonic acid transferase, with translation MLYKVYRVAGRIVWLTLLLSSPLLKRFGSTGPGFGLAQRLGWYPELADKRPGVPRIWIHAASVGEVKAARALVGGLRARSQELEIVLTTMTRQGHRVAARQLAGQAVCLMAPLDAAPAVRRALSHIRPDCYICLETELWPVMLSDLSHAGIPMLLLNGRMSERSCRRYRHLGPLVPNILAGFVRIGVISETDRARFQALGVPGEKIEVTGNVKFDPGDEADPAGRERFRSLLGVRDEIVFVSGSTRTGEEILLADVVQHLRRESGRDIVWVVAPRHLERLDTVRRELSRQGLDCDLFSVLQGGAARRHRVVLVDTMGDLAELYAAGDYLFCGGSLVDKGGHNIMEAVRWGRPVYFGPSMKDFRDAVDLVVQGGCGFQVRNTAELARTLLAHMADREKYSAICAAARRVSRAQKGAAGRQAAMVMEVIQRAE, from the coding sequence TTGCTGTACAAGGTATACCGCGTGGCGGGCAGAATTGTCTGGTTGACGCTTCTGCTGTCTTCCCCCCTCCTCAAAAGATTTGGCTCCACCGGGCCCGGATTCGGCCTGGCACAGCGTCTTGGCTGGTATCCGGAACTTGCTGACAAGAGGCCCGGGGTGCCCAGGATATGGATTCATGCGGCCTCGGTGGGTGAGGTGAAGGCCGCCAGGGCCCTCGTTGGCGGGTTGCGGGCCCGGTCGCAGGAACTGGAGATTGTTCTGACCACCATGACCCGGCAGGGTCACCGGGTCGCCGCCCGGCAGCTGGCCGGCCAGGCTGTCTGCCTGATGGCGCCACTGGATGCGGCGCCCGCGGTGCGCCGGGCCCTGTCGCACATACGACCTGACTGTTACATCTGTCTGGAAACCGAACTCTGGCCCGTGATGCTCTCGGACCTGTCCCATGCCGGAATTCCCATGCTGCTCCTCAATGGCAGAATGTCGGAGCGATCCTGCAGGCGGTACCGGCATCTTGGCCCGCTTGTCCCAAATATTCTGGCCGGTTTTGTGCGTATCGGCGTGATAAGCGAAACCGACAGGGCCCGTTTTCAGGCCCTGGGGGTGCCCGGCGAAAAAATTGAGGTCACCGGCAACGTCAAGTTCGACCCTGGAGATGAGGCGGACCCTGCTGGCCGGGAACGCTTCCGGAGCCTGCTGGGCGTGCGGGACGAGATCGTATTTGTCAGCGGCTCGACGCGCACCGGCGAAGAAATATTGCTGGCTGATGTGGTGCAGCACCTGCGCCGGGAAAGCGGCCGGGATATTGTCTGGGTCGTGGCGCCCCGGCACCTGGAGCGGCTTGATACGGTACGGCGGGAACTCTCGCGGCAGGGTCTGGACTGTGACCTTTTTTCCGTCCTCCAGGGCGGTGCGGCCAGACGACACAGGGTGGTCCTGGTGGACACCATGGGAGACCTGGCCGAGTTGTATGCGGCCGGAGATTACCTGTTCTGCGGTGGCAGCCTGGTGGACAAGGGTGGCCACAACATCATGGAAGCCGTCCGCTGGGGCCGGCCGGTGTACTTCGGTCCGAGCATGAAGGATTTCCGGGATGCGGTGGATCTGGTGGTCCAGGGCGGTTGCGGATTCCAGGTCAGAAACACCGCCGAACTGGCAAGGACTCTGCTTGCCCACATGGCTGACCGGGAAAAATACAGCGCCATCTGTGCAGCCGCACGCCGGGTATCCCGTGCCCAGAAAGGAGCGGCCGGGCGACAGGCGGCCATGGTAATGGAAGTTATACAACGTGCAGAATAA